AGTGATTCAATAAGAAACTGTGAATAAATATTAAAGATGAGCCACCCATCGCCTGAACAACTCCAAATCTTTTTAGACGTTGCCACGGAAGCAGTGCTGGCAGCAGGAGTCATCTTGCAAGATTACTGGGGCCACCTAGAAGGGATTGAGGAGAAAGGTCGTCCCGGAGATTTAGTCACAAAAGCGGACAAGGCCGCAGAAGCAGCGATCCTTCAGGTGCTGCGTCGCCATGTTCCCGATCATCCGATTTTGGCTGAAGAATCAGGGCAGCTCGACAACACCGCCAGCGAATATCTGTGGGCGATCGATCCCTTAGATGGCACCACGAATTATGCCCACCAATATCCTGTCGCCGCAGTTTCGGTGGGGCTGTTAATTGAGGGGGTGCCGCAAGTCGGAGCTATTTTTGACCCCTTCCGCCAAGAACTATTTCGCGCCGCTACAGGATTGGGAGCCACTCGCGATCGCCGCCCCATTCAAGTCTCAAAAACCGCTGAACTTAGCAAGAGCCTTTTAGTCTCAGGCTTTGCCTACGATCGCCGTGAAACCTCAGACAATAACTACGCCGAATTTTGTCATCTTACTCACCTGACTCAAGGGGTGCGTCGTAGCGGTTCGGCTGCGCTAGATCTAGCCTATGTGGCCTGTGGTCGTTTCGATGGCTATTGGGAGCGGGGGCTGTCCCCTTGGGATATGGCAGCAGGTATTGTGTTGGTTCGCGAAGCGGGTGGACAGGTTACAGCTTACGACCAAAGCCCTGTAGTCATCCCTTCCGGTCGCATTCTCGCTACGAATCAGCAAATTCACAGCGCTTTGAGCAATGAACTGTTACAGGTGAGCGCTGCATCAGCCGCAAGAAGTGATAACAATGTATTAAGTCAGGATGCTAGCCACCCCTCCTAAGGCATGCATCCCCTGCGAGGCAAAGTAGACTAGAAGCATTTACGTAGTAGGAAGTGAGACCACAAACCATGTCTTTTCAAATTGACCGAGGGCTATTTAAGCTGGATTTCACTGACTACTACGCCATCTTGGGAGTCCCAATCAACTCGGACGCTAAAGAGATTCGAAAGCGCTATCTTAAAATCGCGCGTAACCTCCATCCAGATAGCTTTTCATCCGAATCTGAGGACGAAAAGCAGCAAGCCACAGAGTTATTATCCAAGCTCGTTAATCCAGCTTACGAAAAATTATCTCAAGATCGCGAACGAGCTGAATACGAAGTCTTAGTGCGGCTGAAAGGTCAACAAGCTATTAAAGAAAAAGATTCTGTTCAAATCTTTAGTGAAGTAGCGACACAACTCTCTAAAGCTAATGATGTTGACCATGCCTACAAAACGGCACTACAAGAGATAGCAACTAAGCAGTATCAAACTCTAGATCAGATCCTGGAACTGACTGGTCAAATTAGTGAGTTAAATTTTGTCTACCTCCTACGCAAAGGTGGTGCCGTTCCAGGGTCTTCACAGACTAAAAATCAGGCTGCGGGGGGTGCTGCAACTTCTAATCAAGCAGGTAAATCTAATCAAGCGGCGAATGCTGCTCCAGCGCCTTCTACTGCTTCACAAGCCAAGCCAACCGCTGTAGAACAATATTGCCGTCGGGCCGAAGAATTGATTGTTAGAAACGCTTTTGCTCAAGCAATTTTGGAACTCCGCGACGGTTTGAAATTAGAACCAAATAACAGCCGCTGTCATGGCTTGTTGGGCATGGTGTATTTGAAGCAAAACCAGGCCAAAATGGCTAAGATTCATATTGAGCGAGCACTACAGTTAAATCCCAAAGATGAGATAGCTTTGGAAGCGAAGCAGAAATTAGATAAGCTGTCTGCTGGAACTGGCGGCAAAGCTAAACCAGCCAAGGCTGGTCAGTCCGAGAAACCCCGTGATTCGGGTGGTGGTTTGTTTGGTTTGTTTGGTGGAAAGAAAAAATAATGGTTTATCAACCACCTGCTGGAGCTAGAGATCTCCTGCCACTCGATGTGGCTCAAAAGCGCTGGATTGAGAAGGGTCTACAGCAAGTGTTTCATCGCTGGGGCTATCACCGCATTATTACTTCAACCTTAGAGCGGCTGGATACCCTGATGGCTGGGGGAGCGGTGCAGCGCTCTACGGTGATTCAAGTTCAAGATGCCGAGAATGAGGTGTTGGGGCTGCGGCCAGAACTGACAGCTTCGATCGCACGGGCAGCAGTGACTCGGATGGCGGGTGCTACCTATCCCCAACGGCTCTACTACAACGCCAATGTATTTCGGCGGGCGGCTCAAGCGAATCACAACCGTCAGCAGGAGTTTTACCAGGCGGGCGTGGAGCTGTTGGGCGGCGGTGGCTTAGTGGCAGATGCGGAGATTCTGCTGTTGCTGGCCGACTGCCTGAAGAATCTTGGTCTAGCCCAGTGGCACTTGGTATTAGGAGAAGCAGGACTGACGCGATCGCTACTCTCGCCGTTTCCGAGCCACTTGCAGGACACGGTACGGCAAGCGATCGCTCATCTAGACCGCATTGCCCTAGAAACTCTCCCTCTCTCGCCAGAACTGCGGGAACGAGCGCTGTTTTTGGTGGATCTGCGCGGTCGCCCAGCGGATGTGCTGCAAAAGGTGTCAAGTTTAGACCTGGATGCGGCTCAGCGTGAAGCGGTAAATAACCTCAAGTCTTTGGTGGAACTGTTGAGTGATAGTTTTGCTGCACAGCCAGGCCAATCTCCCCTGATTCTCGATCTCAGCTTGATTCAAACCTTCGACTATTACACAGGCATTGTGTTTGAAGTGGTGAGTGAGGCGGAGACGGGGCAGCGCGTGTTGGGCCAGGGTGGACGCTATGACCAGTTGTTAGGTCTGTATCATCCTCAAGGAGAAACGTATCCTGGGATTGGTTTCTCGCTCAATATCGAGGATTTGCATCAAGTGCTGTTGCCCACCGAGCAATTGCCTCAGGAAACACCGAATAGTGATTGGTTGGTGGTGCCAGAAAGCGCTCAAGCTTATACGGCGGCTTTTGCTTATGCCCAAAAGTTGCGGGAGTCGGCTGAGTTGGTGCGGGTTGAGGTAGATTTGGGCGATCGCCACTCCCCAGAAGCGGTGCGGGAATATGCGCGCGATCGCCGGATTGCCCAGGTGGTTTGGATTAAGGTGGATGGTTCTGCTGAGGTAGAGTCACTCACCTAATCTCGTCCTGAATCTTTAGGTTGATCCTGATAGCTTAGAAGAAGCAATCAGATTGATTTTTTTTGCGTTTTTGAGAGAGAGAACACTGTGCCACATACGATTGTTACGAATATTTGTGAAGGCGTTGCCGATTGTGTAGATGCTTGCCCAGTGGCCTGTATTCATGAGGGTCCTGGTAAGAACACGAAAGGGACTGATTGGTATTGGATCGATTTTTCTACCTGTATTGACTGCGGGATTTGTTTGCAGGTTTGTCCGGTGGAGGGGGCGATCGTGCCGGAGGAGCGGCCTGATTTGCAGAAGACGCCTTAGTTGTTAGTTCCTGACTTGAGGAAGCCGAACCTTTGGGGGCAGGTGCCCCCAAACCCCCACTGGGGGACGGTTGCGTCCCCCAGACCCCCTCCAAAAGGGTGATTGAGTCTAACTGATACCTCCCTTGCTTCCTACGCTCTACTCCCTATCCCACTGCCCCCTAAGCTCTACTCCCTATCCCCTATCTCTTAACCCCTACCCATGACCCATTCTGCTCCTTTGCTTGAAGTTGAAGATGTCTATGCAGGTTATGTGAAGGATCTGAATATTCTGCAAGGCGTGAATATGCGGGTGTATCCGGGGGAGTTGGTGGCGGTGATTGGGC
This DNA window, taken from Trichocoleus sp. FACHB-46, encodes the following:
- a CDS encoding inositol monophosphatase family protein, translated to MSHPSPEQLQIFLDVATEAVLAAGVILQDYWGHLEGIEEKGRPGDLVTKADKAAEAAILQVLRRHVPDHPILAEESGQLDNTASEYLWAIDPLDGTTNYAHQYPVAAVSVGLLIEGVPQVGAIFDPFRQELFRAATGLGATRDRRPIQVSKTAELSKSLLVSGFAYDRRETSDNNYAEFCHLTHLTQGVRRSGSAALDLAYVACGRFDGYWERGLSPWDMAAGIVLVREAGGQVTAYDQSPVVIPSGRILATNQQIHSALSNELLQVSAASAARSDNNVLSQDASHPS
- a CDS encoding J domain-containing protein; translated protein: MSFQIDRGLFKLDFTDYYAILGVPINSDAKEIRKRYLKIARNLHPDSFSSESEDEKQQATELLSKLVNPAYEKLSQDRERAEYEVLVRLKGQQAIKEKDSVQIFSEVATQLSKANDVDHAYKTALQEIATKQYQTLDQILELTGQISELNFVYLLRKGGAVPGSSQTKNQAAGGAATSNQAGKSNQAANAAPAPSTASQAKPTAVEQYCRRAEELIVRNAFAQAILELRDGLKLEPNNSRCHGLLGMVYLKQNQAKMAKIHIERALQLNPKDEIALEAKQKLDKLSAGTGGKAKPAKAGQSEKPRDSGGGLFGLFGGKKK
- a CDS encoding ATP phosphoribosyltransferase regulatory subunit, whose protein sequence is MVYQPPAGARDLLPLDVAQKRWIEKGLQQVFHRWGYHRIITSTLERLDTLMAGGAVQRSTVIQVQDAENEVLGLRPELTASIARAAVTRMAGATYPQRLYYNANVFRRAAQANHNRQQEFYQAGVELLGGGGLVADAEILLLLADCLKNLGLAQWHLVLGEAGLTRSLLSPFPSHLQDTVRQAIAHLDRIALETLPLSPELRERALFLVDLRGRPADVLQKVSSLDLDAAQREAVNNLKSLVELLSDSFAAQPGQSPLILDLSLIQTFDYYTGIVFEVVSEAETGQRVLGQGGRYDQLLGLYHPQGETYPGIGFSLNIEDLHQVLLPTEQLPQETPNSDWLVVPESAQAYTAAFAYAQKLRESAELVRVEVDLGDRHSPEAVREYARDRRIAQVVWIKVDGSAEVESLT
- a CDS encoding indolepyruvate ferredoxin oxidoreductase subunit alpha, which encodes MPHTIVTNICEGVADCVDACPVACIHEGPGKNTKGTDWYWIDFSTCIDCGICLQVCPVEGAIVPEERPDLQKTP